The sequence GTTTTTTCTATGAGCCGGTTAAAAGGGCTTTGCAAGCTCAATAAGATTTTTTGCCCATCATTTTGGGATAGAGGGACGCTTTTAACGCAGTTGATCACCATGTTAGAAGTTTGTGCATAAAGATAATGCCTTAAGGCTTTTTTTAATTCAATATTCAAACTCGCCACAAAAACGCCATAGCTAGTGGCATGGATTGGATCTTTGGTTTTTTGAGCGTAAGTATTAAAAAATGCACCCATGTCTAATTCATTCATGGCTTGTAAGGTTTTAATGAAGCGATTGCCTAGTTTTTGATTAGCCAATCTTAATTCCATGGGGCTTGTGGATAGTGCGATGATCTCTTCAATTTCTAAGATCTTATTTAAATCGTTTTGAAGAGCGCTTTCATAGGTGAGTTTCAAACTCAGCATTTCAGTGTAAAGGAACTGGCTAGAGAGATTGGCTTTTAAATATTCTAAAGCGCTTTCTTTATTGGTAACCTTTTTTTGCTGGATGTAAGTTTCTAACCCAAAAGAATGCGTGTAAGAGCCAATAGGGAACACTGCATCATTGACTTGCAAGATTAAAAATTCATTATCCACATGCTTACTATCTACTTCTAGAGTAGGGGTTTTCTGTGGTACGCTCGCATTTTTTTTAGTGCTTTTCACGCTTTTTCCTTTATCTTATCCTATTTATTTCATTACCACTTTAAAATCGCTTGCCAATGAGACCTTAAAATTAGGTTCGTTATGGGGCATGCTCACGGTCAAGCGTTCTTTCGAATCCAATTTTGAACTTAAAACACGATTTTGTACCCCTAGCTTTTCTAATAAAGCTAGTGTGGGTTTTTCAAATGGTGTTTTAAATTCAAATTGAGACTCGCCATAGTATAAAGTTGCATGGCGGTTTCCTATTTCATAGCATATTTTGGCTACTTCCGCCACGCTTTTAGCTTGAATGTGAATCACTTCAGAATCCAAGATATTGATGGCGATAATTTCCTTCTCTTCTTTAAATAAAATATCCCCTTGAGAGAGACCAAGCTTGGGAGCGTCTTTAAGGCGTATGGCTATGTCTTTACCTTGCCTGGTCTTAAAGCGAGCGATTTTTTTCCTCGTTTCAAACCATTCCAAATCCACATAATCCACCTTGAAATCTAAGGGGTTTAAATCCCTTAAATTGCCTGTTAAACGCTCTATAATCATCTCACACCCAGTGTTGGATAAAGAGCAACCAAGCAGGAATCCAAGCGGTTAAAATACCTTCAATGATGGCAAGCCATGGAGTGAATTTCCCTAAAGGAATTTTCAAGATGTTTTCAATGAAAGCAGTAAGCCACAAAACACCCC comes from Helicobacter acinonychis and encodes:
- a CDS encoding urease accessory protein UreF produces the protein MKSTKKNASVPQKTPTLEVDSKHVDNEFLILQVNDAVFPIGSYTHSFGLETYIQQKKVTNKESALEYLKANLSSQFLYTEMLSLKLTYESALQNDLNKILEIEEIIALSTSPMELRLANQKLGNRFIKTLQAMNELDMGAFFNTYAQKTKDPIHATSYGVFVASLNIELKKALRHYLYAQTSNMVINCVKSVPLSQNDGQKILLSLQSPFNRLIEKTLELDESHLCVASIQNDIKAMQHESLYSRLYMS
- the ureE gene encoding urease accessory protein UreE, with the protein product MIIERLTGNLRDLNPLDFKVDYVDLEWFETRKKIARFKTRQGKDIAIRLKDAPKLGLSQGDILFKEEKEIIAINILDSEVIHIQAKSVAEVAKICYEIGNRHATLYYGESQFEFKTPFEKPTLALLEKLGVQNRVLSSKLDSKERLTVSMPHNEPNFKVSLASDFKVVMK